A section of the Pseudomonas lini genome encodes:
- the glcF gene encoding glycolate oxidase subunit GlcF — protein MQTNLSEQSKRLPRAEEADKILRTCVHCGFCNATCPTYQLLGDELDGPRGRIYLIKQVLEGAPATAKAQLHLDRCLTCRNCETTCPSGVDYHNLLDIGRAVIDQAVPRPTSQRLLRQGLRALAPNPNLFRTLLQIGATFRPLLPRGIEAKLPHDLPAAGERPAPRHARRVLLLEGCVQPGLSPNTNAATARVLDRLGISVIPAPDAGCCGALDYHLDAQAMGLNRARRNIDAWWPHLENGAEAIVQTASGCGAFIKDYGHLLERDPVYATKAQRVSELALDLVQVLADEPLERVCAATDQRIAFHCPCTLQHAQKLGGAVEAVLMRLGFNLTAVPDSHLCCGSAGTYSITQPELARQLRDNKLNALESGHPEVIATANIGCQSHLNSAGRTPVRHWIELVDQVLQ, from the coding sequence ATGCAAACCAATCTCAGCGAACAGTCCAAACGACTGCCCCGCGCCGAAGAAGCGGACAAGATTCTGCGCACCTGCGTGCATTGCGGGTTCTGCAACGCCACGTGCCCGACCTATCAACTGCTGGGCGACGAACTGGACGGGCCGCGCGGGCGCATCTACCTGATCAAGCAAGTGCTCGAAGGCGCCCCCGCCACGGCCAAAGCCCAGTTGCACCTGGATCGCTGCCTGACGTGCCGCAACTGCGAAACCACTTGCCCGTCCGGGGTGGATTATCACAACTTGCTGGACATTGGCCGCGCCGTGATCGATCAAGCGGTGCCGCGCCCGACCAGTCAGCGGTTGTTGCGCCAAGGGTTGCGGGCACTGGCGCCAAATCCGAACCTGTTCAGGACTTTGTTGCAAATCGGCGCCACATTCCGGCCGTTGTTGCCACGGGGCATTGAGGCGAAGTTGCCTCACGACCTACCCGCCGCGGGCGAGCGCCCTGCTCCTCGGCATGCTCGTCGGGTGCTGCTGCTCGAAGGCTGTGTGCAACCCGGTCTGTCGCCGAACACCAATGCCGCGACCGCGCGGGTGCTGGATCGGCTGGGGATCAGCGTAATCCCGGCGCCAGACGCCGGTTGCTGTGGCGCGCTGGACTATCACCTCGACGCCCAAGCCATGGGCCTGAACCGCGCCCGACGCAACATCGACGCCTGGTGGCCGCACCTGGAAAACGGCGCCGAAGCCATCGTGCAAACCGCCAGCGGCTGCGGCGCGTTCATCAAGGATTACGGGCATCTGCTGGAGCGCGATCCGGTCTATGCGACCAAAGCCCAGCGGGTCAGCGAACTGGCCCTGGACCTGGTGCAAGTGTTGGCCGATGAACCTTTGGAACGGGTTTGCGCCGCCACCGACCAGCGAATCGCCTTCCATTGCCCCTGCACGTTGCAGCATGCGCAGAAACTCGGTGGCGCGGTAGAAGCCGTGTTGATGCGATTGGGCTTCAATCTCACGGCGGTGCCCGACAGTCATTTGTGTTGCGGCTCGGCGGGCACCTATTCGATCACCCAACCGGAACTGGCCCGGCAACTGCGTGACAACAAACTCAACGCACTGGAGAGCGGCCACCCCGAGGTCATCGCCACCGCCAACATCGGCTGCCAGAGCCATCTCAACAGCGCCGGACGAACGCCTGTCAGGCACTGGATCGAACTGGTGGACCAAGTGCTGCAATAA